The DNA sequence ACGAGGTGGGTCCGGTGTTGGGACGCATCTGGGCGACCGAGACATACCGGGTGCCGTCGAGCGTGGGAATCCACAGGACGAGGTCGGCGAAGGAGAGGTCGGAGAGCAACTGCCACTCCGAGACCAGCAGGTGGAGCCATTCGAGATCGGAGCCGTCGAGGGCCGTGTGCTGGCGTACGAGATCGTTCATGGAGGGCACGGCTGTGAGCCTAATTCCTTTCGCCGCCCGGTGGAGCGGGCCGGTGCGGGCGCGGACGCGCGGCGGCCGGAGAGCAGGGGGGCGCTCTCGTACGGTCGCTCCCGCACGGCACGACACCGGTGATTCGCCGCCGGGACACGCGGAGTTCCGGCGCGCGGGCATGGACAGGGGCGAATGGTCTAGTCCACAATGAACAGGTAAAGCCCCGCCCTCCCCGCACAGGAGGGCGGCACGAGGCCCGGCGCTCTCTGCCCTGACCGCGCCACGGCCTCCGGTCGGCCGCTCCGGACGCGGGGCTCGCACACCCCGCGGTGTCCGGTCCGGCCGATATCAGCTCCGGGCTGCGGTGCCGGCGGGGTCGAGGGTCCCCGCCAGGCGCCGCGGCCCGTGGCGCAGCCACGCTCCCCTCTCCTCCCGGGCATCCGCTCCCGGAAGCGCCCCACCTACTCAGCGGCCCGCCGGACCGCCGCCCGGCCAGGCGCGGAGGGCCAGCTCCGCCACCGCTTCGAGCTCCTCACGGCTCGCGCCGTCGCGCGCCTGCTGCGACATGCCCTGGATGACGACGGCCGTGAAGCGGGCGAGGGCGCGCGGGTCGGCGTCCCGGGGCAGCTCCCCGGCGGCCTTGTCGGCTTCGATGGCTTGCTCCATGGCGCGTACGTTCGCCTCCCGCTGCTCGCGCAGAGCCGCCACCACGTCCGCCGACGCCTCCGTCGCGTTGGTGGCGGCCGAGATGACCAGGCAGCCGGGCGGCCGGCCGGGGGCGGTGTACTCGGCCGCGGCCTCGCGCAGCATCCGCGCGACCCCCCGGCGCACGGTCGGCTCCTCGTCGAGAGCGCGGCCGAGGAACGCTCCGTACGTGTGGCCGTACTCCTCGACGGCCGCGCTGAACAGGGCCTTCTTGTCGCCGAACGCGGCGTAGAGGCTGGGGGCGCCGATGCCCATGCTGCGCGTGAGGTCCGCGATGGAAGTGGCCTCGTAGCCGTGCTCCCAGAAGGCCATGATCGCCTGCTCCAGGGCCGTGGCCCGGTCGAAGGACCGGGGACGGCCGCGCTGTTTCGTCGCCATGCCTGAATTTTATAGCGCTCACTCAAGAATCTCTGCTACCTTCTTTCTGTAACGATCCCTAGAGAAAGAGGGGGGCGGCTTCCATGGGCGCGCTCACGGGCAAGACGGCACTGGTGACGGGCGGCAGCCGGGGCATCGGCAGGGCGATCTCCGAACGGCTGGCGCGGGACGGCGCCCGGGTGGCCGTGCACTACGGACGGGACGAACGGGCGGCCGCGGAGACGGTCGCGGCGATCACGGCCGCGGGCGGTTCCGCCTTCACCGTCCGGGCCCGGCTCGGCGTGCCGGGCGACGCGGAGGCGCTGTGGGCGGCGTACGACGAGCAGGCGGACGGGGTGGACGTCCTGGTCAACAACGCCGGGACCGACGGGGCACGCAAGCCGATCGGGGAGACGACGCCGGAGGAGTTCGACGACGTCTTCGCCCTCAACGCCAAGGCCCCCTTCTTCATCACCAAGCTCGGGCTGGAGCGGATGCGGGACGGCGGCCGGATCGTGAACGTGTCGACCGGGCTGTCCCGCCGGGCGGGGATGACGGAGCTCATCGCGTACGCGATGACCAAGGGCGCCCTCGACGTCTTCACCATGACGCTGGCCAAGGAGGTCGGCCCGCGTGGCATCACCGTCAACGCCGTGGCCCCCGGAGTGGTCGACACGGACATGAACGCCGGCTGGCTGCGCGGCGAGGAGAACAAGGCGGCCTGGGAGGCGATGGCCGACCTCTCCGCGTTCCGGCGGGTCGGGGAACCGCGGGACATAGCCGATGTGGTGGGCTTCCTGGCCTCACCCGAGGGGCGATGGGTAACCGGGCAGTGGATCGACGCGACGGGCGGCTCCCTGCTGTAGCGCGCGGGCAACAGTCCCCACGGGCCGGGCTCTGTTAGATTGGTCTATACCACCCCAATCCCAAGATCGGCAGGCCCAGCGTGGAAGTTGTCATCGTCCCGGACGCCAAGGCAGGCGGCGCTCTCATCGCGGAGGCCATCGCCGCCCTGCTGAGCCGCAAGCCCGACGCTCTGCTCGGCGTTGCCACCGGCTCGACGCCGCTGCCCATCTACGACGCCCTGGCGGACATGGTCCGCTCCGGTTCCCTGAACGCCTCGCGCGCCCGTATCTGCCAGTTGGACGAGTACGTCGGCCTGCCCGCCGACCACCCGGAGTCGTACCGGTCCACGGTGCTGCGCCAGGTGGTGGAGCCGCTGGGGCTGACCGAGTCCTCGTTCATGGGCCCGGACGGCACCGCGGAGGACGTGCAGGGAGCGTGCGACGCGTACGACCGCGCGCTGTCCGAGGCGGGCGGTGTGGACCTCCAGCTGCTCGGCATCGGCACCGACGGGCACATCGGGTTCAACGAGCCGTGCTCGTCCCTCGCCTCCCGCACCCGGATCAAGACGCTGACCGAGCAGACCCGGCAGGACAACGCCCGGTTCTTCGACAGCATCGACGAGGTGCCCCACCACGTCATCACCCAGGGCATCGGCACCATCCTGGAGGCGCGGCACCTGGTGCTGCTGGCCACCGGAGCGGGCAAGGCGGAGGCGGTGGCCCGGTCCGTGGAAGGCCCGGTCTCCGCTCTGGTTCCGGCGTCCGCGCTCCAGCTGCACCCGCACGCGACCGTGGTCGTCGACGAGGCGGCGGCCTCGCAGCTCCGGCTCGCCGACTACTTCCGCGCGACGTACGCGGCGAAGCCGAGCTGGCAGGGGCTGTAAGGCCGAGGCGGGGCGGCCGGGAGCCGCGCGGGCTCCGGCCGCCCGGCGGATCCCCCGGGGTCAGGGGATCCGGCCGGGCCGGGATCCCTCCCGGCCCGGAGGCTCCCGCCCGGCCCGGAGGCTCCCGCCCGGGCCGGGGGTCCCAGGGGTCCCTGGCCCGGGGAGCCACCCCAACCGGCGGGCGCACGGCTCCGAGGGCTGACCCCCGCCCGGTAGGGCGGCTGCGGGCCGGCGGGCCACCCCACCCTCGGGCGAACGGATGTGGTCCGGTGGCCAGGGCGGGCCGGTCGGCTACCGGCCCGAGCCAGGCGACGCGGCCCGCCTCAGTCGGCGACGCGGCCCGCGATGGCCTCGGCGGCGGCCGTACCGCATACGCGGGCCGCGCCGTGGGTGGCGATGTGCAGGGCGCCGACGGGCGGGGCCTGGGGCAGGCCCATCTCGACCACGACGGTGTCGGGCCGGGCGGCGACCAGGGCGGCCAGGGCGGTGGCCATCCACGGGTGGCGGTGGACGTCCCGTACCACCGCGACGACCGGGCGCCCGCCGGCGTCCCGCGACACGGTGTCGGCGTCCGCGGTGTCCGGCCCGTAGCTGCCGGTCGACGTGCCCGGGAGCAGGCGGGCCAGGTCGGCGGCGACCCCCCAGGGGGTCTCGTCGCCCACGGCGAAGTTGGCCGACGGGGTGTACGCGGCCACATGGACCGGACCGTCGTGGACGGAGCCGTCAATGACGGGTCCGTTGTGAACCAGACCGTCATGAGCCGGACGGTCGTGCACCAGACCGTCACGAATCAGACCGTTACGAACCAGACCATCGCGGACCGGACCATCGCGGACCGGACCATCGTGGTCCTGGCCGTCGGACCGACCGCCGGGTGTGCCGGGGCCGGACGGCCGCGTGAGGCGCAGGGCCCGGCGGGCGGCGGTGAGGCCGATGTCGGGGGTGGGCGCGCTCCCCTCCCGCGCGCCCTCCCTCGCCTTCGAGGCCCAGCGGGCGAGTGCGCGGACGCGGGTGGCGGCGTCGGAGAGCCGCTCCTCGGGGAGTTCTCCCGAGCGGACGGCGGCGACGATGGCGTCGCGCAGCCGGAGGACGGTGCCCTCGTCGGAGTGTCCGCCGCCGACGCAGATGGCGTCACAGCCGGCCGCAAGGGCCAGGACGCCGCCGCGTTCGATGCCCCAGGCGGCGGAGATGGCCCGCATCTCGATGCCGTCGGTGACGATCAGGCCGTCGAAGCCGAGGCCGCCCCGCTCGACGGGGGCCCGGAGCAGGCCGTGCAGGACGTCGGGGCTGAGGGTGGCCGGCAGTCGGGGGTCGAGGGCGGGGAGCAGGATGTGGGCGCTCATCACCGCCTTG is a window from the Streptomyces mobaraensis genome containing:
- a CDS encoding SDR family oxidoreductase, with protein sequence MGALTGKTALVTGGSRGIGRAISERLARDGARVAVHYGRDERAAAETVAAITAAGGSAFTVRARLGVPGDAEALWAAYDEQADGVDVLVNNAGTDGARKPIGETTPEEFDDVFALNAKAPFFITKLGLERMRDGGRIVNVSTGLSRRAGMTELIAYAMTKGALDVFTMTLAKEVGPRGITVNAVAPGVVDTDMNAGWLRGEENKAAWEAMADLSAFRRVGEPRDIADVVGFLASPEGRWVTGQWIDATGGSLL
- the nagB gene encoding glucosamine-6-phosphate deaminase yields the protein MEVVIVPDAKAGGALIAEAIAALLSRKPDALLGVATGSTPLPIYDALADMVRSGSLNASRARICQLDEYVGLPADHPESYRSTVLRQVVEPLGLTESSFMGPDGTAEDVQGACDAYDRALSEAGGVDLQLLGIGTDGHIGFNEPCSSLASRTRIKTLTEQTRQDNARFFDSIDEVPHHVITQGIGTILEARHLVLLATGAGKAEAVARSVEGPVSALVPASALQLHPHATVVVDEAAASQLRLADYFRATYAAKPSWQGL
- a CDS encoding glycoside hydrolase family 3 protein, with translation MDTLTRDALTVLQPGFTGTTPPDWLLRRLGEGLAAVGLFGRNVVTPDQLAALTARLRAERDDVLVAIDEEGGDVTRLEVRTGSSFPGNLALGAVDDPELTRAVARELGRRLAECGINLNWAPSADVNSDPDNPVIGVRSFGADPELVARHTAAYVDGLQAAGVAACTKHFPGHGDTSVDSHDDMPRVGVDLPTLRARDLPPFHAAVAAGTKAVMSAHILLPALDPRLPATLSPDVLHGLLRAPVERGGLGFDGLIVTDGIEMRAISAAWGIERGGVLALAAGCDAICVGGGHSDEGTVLRLRDAIVAAVRSGELPEERLSDAATRVRALARWASKAREGAREGSAPTPDIGLTAARRALRLTRPSGPGTPGGRSDGQDHDGPVRDGPVRDGLVRNGLIRDGLVHDRPAHDGLVHNGPVIDGSVHDGPVHVAAYTPSANFAVGDETPWGVAADLARLLPGTSTGSYGPDTADADTVSRDAGGRPVVAVVRDVHRHPWMATALAALVAARPDTVVVEMGLPQAPPVGALHIATHGAARVCGTAAAEAIAGRVAD
- a CDS encoding TetR/AcrR family transcriptional regulator; amino-acid sequence: MATKQRGRPRSFDRATALEQAIMAFWEHGYEATSIADLTRSMGIGAPSLYAAFGDKKALFSAAVEEYGHTYGAFLGRALDEEPTVRRGVARMLREAAAEYTAPGRPPGCLVISAATNATEASADVVAALREQREANVRAMEQAIEADKAAGELPRDADPRALARFTAVVIQGMSQQARDGASREELEAVAELALRAWPGGGPAGR